The Argiope bruennichi chromosome X2, qqArgBrue1.1, whole genome shotgun sequence sequence agaaacagcgAACTGTCTGACACTGGaagcttcaaaaaataattaagttgatTGCAcctaaacaaattaataaaatgcattgcagaaataaatttatacatggACTAGCTCTCCAAATGTCATTCATGAATAAAACTTGTTTaatgtctttaaatatatttacctgaaaattaataagaaagaaaaaagaaactgaaaaatggTTTAACCATATCCAAATAAACAGCTTCTTGCTTACCAAGGATACAGTATTAAGACATTTTTATGATCTATAACAAAAATCAATTCGCCAGActtcctttttaattattaatcatcattctttaaatacatggttattaattaaacattacgAAAATCATCAATATAGACATTAAACGATcacaaataatgttaaaataacaagaaccatattcaatattcattgctTTAAAACGACAATAATGTATgtacatttcattatattttcatttgaatgttcCTGTAtacttaaaacagaaaattaagttcttaaaattatgaaaaaccaACATTTATTACAGAAATCTCACTTTTGAGCACTGATTGAACCgatttaaaagaattgatttttcttaGTGTAATTAATGATAACAATGTTAACTAATCTTAGACAATATTCTCTTTTCAGGAATTAACAATAAGGATTAACaatcatttctcttttctttgaataaaatatatactatgtacaggaaaaggaaataaaacagtaaaaagaaaatatttatgttgaatatgcaaataataaatacattgcCACATGAATGACTATCAAATAGGCACATTcaatttcataatgttttcttttacgCTGAAACAAATTCATTCGATAAAAATACGATTCATTccattaacatttctttttcatttgatcAAAAAGCGacttttggaatatatatatatatgtatatattttgtttgaaaaatgcaaattaagaTACACATTTCACTCAAAAAATACttacttacattaaaaatatttaatattaatcttaaaaattcaattttttatgcagCAATTAAGATATGATTCTAGAAAGAAATGTTCTTAGGTTTTTGCTTGTTTTTTCACTCAATGAAAAACACCAGTGTACACCCAACACACAGAAAAACACAAGAATATCTAGAAATATCAGTTCTATGCACAATGATCACAGACTCATGAAACAGTCATACATGCTATATAATGTCCATGCTGTTTTGTCAAAAGGCTAACATTTTAGCAATGGATTCTATCACAACTGTTGTATCCACATTGGAAATATCCACAGGTGCAAACCACCCTAGCCATCCAAATATGATCagtatatcttttttaattactgtAGGTACTAAATGAAACTTAAACATGGAATCTGTCATGAATATAAATGAACGAAAATTAAAGAAACCCAAACAATTGTAGCTATCTATTATTCGATATATCACTTCATATAGAGACACCTAAATCCTACGAGATAAATGAAGATCACAGCTACATGCAGAATAGcatagaaaatcttaaaacttgTGTGGGAATCGCATAAATATcgataaacatattaaaatattttgaaatattcaaataaagagATAGTGCAAATGAGGAATTTAACTGTTGTGTTACATaagcacaaattttatttaatgcaccATATTACTGTATAGCATGAAGGCACATTTGAAcgaatgtatattttattctttggggcatttgataattaaagatttaagatAGAGTTCTATCTAAAGACGAtgtttgtaagaaaaattatcaaataaatatatttctgttactttgataaaattcaatgagacatctgaaaaaaaaaaaaaaaaaaaaatctatttcaggCGCTTATACTTCGAGCTTATATGAAATTAACCTAAACAAACTAGATCTTTTCCGTCAAACTACAGTACAATGGTCTCGATAATATTACtgtattgagaaataaaaatcttaatattatgtACTTGAAGGAAAAGCTTTCATTAGAATAAGTactgaaattttcagaattagaTTTTGCACATTTCCtgcatgtattattttaaatatcaaagaataattttattcatcataacTGCACTTAGCTCAGAGTtctgatgaaaaatattgtttttctatcTACAAAGCTGTGATTGTCGCACACGTTCTCTCATTACATGGATTACTTTCCAAAATAATGAATCACGTTAACATTCAGAAAGTTCTTTATATTACACTTAATTTCAACCTATATAACAACTGACcacattttaaaatagtataaattatgtGAAAACCTACATTAATACAAAGGCTGCAATACATGAGAAACGTCAAGAGAACAATTGATTTTTAATCTTGACCGCTAATTATGCAATTCAAGTATTTTTCCAGAtgcaatttaacatttaaaataaatatattttcataagttaAGTTAAATGTTTTCCTTTTGAAATGCAACGAACATGATTTTTATCAATTGCATTGTCTCACATATGCATTTCACATAATTTATACTCAGTGGTAGTGTTACTTCACTTCATAACTAGAAAAAGCTATCTTTCATCTTTATCTAGAATTACATTCTAAATAGCTACATTGCCAAGGAGATTTGCTAAGAAAGAATACCAATACTGTGTGTAATTCAAACTAGTTgcagtataatttaattaataatacgtAGATAACGAATTCGGAATAGAGGACAGTCTGTATGCTAGCAAAAAGGAGCATACATATTTctaaggaaattaattttgttttttaacccAGGAATATCAGTTTAGCATTCGCATCCATTAATTTATCACCATAAGCgtattaaattagaaaacttttaGAGCTTACTTAATCTCTGTGTAAAGTACAAACTAACAACAAAAAAcagaatagtaaagaaaaatataataagcataaaaaagaaagcatttgcAGGCATGCAGACTTGCCCCCAACTCATAATCTTTAAACTACTGGTATGTAAAATTTTGTGGATGGCCAGGGTGACTATAACAGAAGTTTCTACTGGAACTTTAGGGGTGAGGAACCAAAATTAGGTGCTGGCGGTGTGCCGTTAGAATATAAAGCAGAGTCCATAGCACATGAACCACTGCTTGAGTGGCTTCCAGAACTGGACCGGGAATGTAAGGCCAAGGAGATGGAGGAGGCAATCGATTGTGATGACTGTGAATATGTTGGAGGCCTCTTGGAGTTCTCATTACTTTTTGATACGATGCTGCAGTCTTTGATTGCATCTGCTGCATTGTCATCCTCTATCACAGCTGTTGCAGCCTCATCTGTAGTAGTAGTGGTGGTGGTAATAGTAGTTGAAGTAGTTGTAGTAGTAGAAGTAGTAGttgttgaatttaatttacatttgtcCTCTGATTCCGAGGTAGCATCAGCACTTTCGCCATAAAGTTTGAGAGCAACTGCAAGATCTCTAAGTATTTCTGTCTCTTTCTCATCTACAATGTTAAATCGCTCATTGAAGAGAGTGAAATGTACAAATAGCGCATTTAGGTGAGCATGCATATTCAGAAGCACAATCTCTTTAAAATGAATGTGATAAATATGAGCCAGAACATGAAACAGCAATCGCTGTATTTTCTTTACAATCGACTCAAAAGAGCTAGGGAAGTCTCGATCTGGAATAGAGAGAACAAAATTAACAGTATAGTTTTTTGGCTgagaaacgaaataaaaaaatgtatatatatttgcgGAAAACAACTGAAGTATAGGGTACACTCTATTGATACTCtaacttgaaatgaaaaaaaatacccggaataatttaaaaacattcaggAAATGCTAAAAAAGTTGAATAAACATAAAGGAAATCATACATAAAGATATGATTTCCTATAAACAACTCAAAGGTGCACAAcataaatgaaatcataaaatctaCAAAAGtag is a genomic window containing:
- the LOC129960030 gene encoding MOB kinase activator 2-like isoform X2 gives rise to the protein MDSNKTFGTSRSWTARVSPSRDAKKLSTSPFKDFSVMTVVDAVRSILRKARRKEKDAVAASQEESKLYLEQAVLECSVPESRLREVIDLPPGIDYNEWLASHTIAFFDHINLVYGTISEFCTMSGCPDMNGPNGRQYLWFDEKGKKCKVAAPQYIDCVMTFTQRTLYDESIFPTKFDRDFPSSFESIVKKIQRLLFHVLAHIYHIHFKEIVLLNMHAHLNALFVHFTLFNERFNIVDEKETEILRDLAVALKLYGESADATSESEDKCKLNSTTTTSTTTTTSTTITTTTTTTDEAATAVIEDDNAADAIKDCSIVSKSNENSKRPPTYSQSSQSIASSISLALHSRSSSGSHSSSGSCAMDSALYSNGTPPAPNFGSSPLKFQ
- the LOC129960030 gene encoding MOB kinase activator 2-like isoform X6, whose amino-acid sequence is MGKARRKEKDAVAASQEESKLYLEQAVLECSVPESRLREVIDLPPGIDYNEWLASHTIAFFDHINLVYGTISEFCTMSGCPDMNGPNGRQYLWFDEKGKKCKVAAPQYIDCVMTFTQRTLYDESIFPTKFDRDFPSSFESIVKKIQRLLFHVLAHIYHIHFKEIVLLNMHAHLNALFVHFTLFNERFNIVDEKETEILRDLAVALKLYGESADATSESEDKCKLNSTTTTSTTTTTSTTITTTTTTTDEAATAVIEDDNAADAIKDCSIVSKSNENSKRPPTYSQSSQSIASSISLALHSRSSSGSHSSSGSCAMDSALYSNGTPPAPNFGSSPLKFQ
- the LOC129960030 gene encoding MOB kinase activator 2-like isoform X5, with amino-acid sequence MKYWFNGMFVLNLVWKARRKEKDAVAASQEESKLYLEQAVLECSVPESRLREVIDLPPGIDYNEWLASHTIAFFDHINLVYGTISEFCTMSGCPDMNGPNGRQYLWFDEKGKKCKVAAPQYIDCVMTFTQRTLYDESIFPTKFDRDFPSSFESIVKKIQRLLFHVLAHIYHIHFKEIVLLNMHAHLNALFVHFTLFNERFNIVDEKETEILRDLAVALKLYGESADATSESEDKCKLNSTTTTSTTTTTSTTITTTTTTTDEAATAVIEDDNAADAIKDCSIVSKSNENSKRPPTYSQSSQSIASSISLALHSRSSSGSHSSSGSCAMDSALYSNGTPPAPNFGSSPLKFQ
- the LOC129960030 gene encoding MOB kinase activator 2-like isoform X1, which encodes MTYDVKLKRITVLGTSRSWTARVSPSRDAKKLSTSPFKDFSVMTVVDAVRSILRKARRKEKDAVAASQEESKLYLEQAVLECSVPESRLREVIDLPPGIDYNEWLASHTIAFFDHINLVYGTISEFCTMSGCPDMNGPNGRQYLWFDEKGKKCKVAAPQYIDCVMTFTQRTLYDESIFPTKFDRDFPSSFESIVKKIQRLLFHVLAHIYHIHFKEIVLLNMHAHLNALFVHFTLFNERFNIVDEKETEILRDLAVALKLYGESADATSESEDKCKLNSTTTTSTTTTTSTTITTTTTTTDEAATAVIEDDNAADAIKDCSIVSKSNENSKRPPTYSQSSQSIASSISLALHSRSSSGSHSSSGSCAMDSALYSNGTPPAPNFGSSPLKFQ
- the LOC129960030 gene encoding MOB kinase activator 2-like isoform X3, which codes for MCFHFPKIKVTAFCLCNNKEKKRTNAERRSSFKREITEEKGKKARRKEKDAVAASQEESKLYLEQAVLECSVPESRLREVIDLPPGIDYNEWLASHTIAFFDHINLVYGTISEFCTMSGCPDMNGPNGRQYLWFDEKGKKCKVAAPQYIDCVMTFTQRTLYDESIFPTKFDRDFPSSFESIVKKIQRLLFHVLAHIYHIHFKEIVLLNMHAHLNALFVHFTLFNERFNIVDEKETEILRDLAVALKLYGESADATSESEDKCKLNSTTTTSTTTTTSTTITTTTTTTDEAATAVIEDDNAADAIKDCSIVSKSNENSKRPPTYSQSSQSIASSISLALHSRSSSGSHSSSGSCAMDSALYSNGTPPAPNFGSSPLKFQ
- the LOC129960030 gene encoding MOB kinase activator 2-like isoform X4; amino-acid sequence: MCMDRFLILWLKCTSYSDGFKQNFWKARRKEKDAVAASQEESKLYLEQAVLECSVPESRLREVIDLPPGIDYNEWLASHTIAFFDHINLVYGTISEFCTMSGCPDMNGPNGRQYLWFDEKGKKCKVAAPQYIDCVMTFTQRTLYDESIFPTKFDRDFPSSFESIVKKIQRLLFHVLAHIYHIHFKEIVLLNMHAHLNALFVHFTLFNERFNIVDEKETEILRDLAVALKLYGESADATSESEDKCKLNSTTTTSTTTTTSTTITTTTTTTDEAATAVIEDDNAADAIKDCSIVSKSNENSKRPPTYSQSSQSIASSISLALHSRSSSGSHSSSGSCAMDSALYSNGTPPAPNFGSSPLKFQ